Proteins encoded in a region of the Paenibacillus wynnii genome:
- a CDS encoding DUF6442 family protein, with product MKREEILEKSRQEKRDEGKEFVLDKGRKSGVIGMVIIFCILAVFNLYNNRQETNSALIAMMFGYLGFEGLGLYKVTKRKLDLIKIIAGCVISISFLVIYLTKVSN from the coding sequence ATGAAAAGGGAAGAGATATTAGAAAAAAGCAGACAAGAAAAAAGAGATGAAGGAAAGGAGTTTGTACTTGATAAGGGCAGAAAAAGCGGAGTCATCGGCATGGTGATTATATTTTGCATTTTGGCCGTTTTCAATTTGTATAATAATCGCCAAGAGACCAATTCTGCATTAATAGCTATGATGTTTGGATATCTGGGGTTTGAAGGTCTTGGGTTATATAAAGTAACTAAAAGGAAATTGGATTTAATTAAAATCATCGCAGGATGTGTGATAAGTATTTCTTTTTTAGTGATATATCTTACAAAGGTGAGTAATTAG
- a CDS encoding discoidin domain-containing protein, with the protein MERIHQMLKIFWSVLFLSIIVSVCAVVEASAATYHVSPNGSDTNTLNDGSSPQKAFQTIQKAINTAGSGDTIYVMNGTYRPAGAGQYVARFTGTKSGITLKAYPGHYPVLRALKADNTWSVIRIESVSDVVIEGLEIYGDVANITLTESQNLKNQYKEQARKQNYTNDPNCAPTNSCITWGSYAYINNNAIAIEQTKGSTQIPHHITIRNNLIHDMPGPGVAATTGDYLTIDNNTIYNTSSRGFFATSAISLLSQSNYNSDTGTVNYKNFIRNNVTYNNKSEIGWADQELKLEYHATNPSKPLANYISDGNGIIIDSNKHASDGKPAYLGRTMLSNNVSYNNGGAGLNVYSSRFVDLINNTSYSNGLQQNGKYYADGTTALERYPEIVVNSGDDFYIYNNITKSSSYGNDAFKVIAVTNVRFNWNIFNGTVGATLPTPNYNQTGDPKFVNAAGGDFRLLSNSPAIDVGTASKAPTTDNRGNARPQGLGIDRGAYEFVPASTVLVRNSATASASQSTSPASNAIDGNTATAWFSGKGMDAGDQFQLYLGTTSEKVSRVKFNSNDSNNYPRGVNIYVSDSPTILGNPVKTITNNTGSTIDVSFAETSGKYVTLRITTASTFWWEIAEINAYTSQISKTGWTVTANARSASNPEGLAVDGNISTQWNTGKSMEYGDYFRIDMGSSKPVSSVVFNTESTNSNYPRGYYIYVSDDPTTLGFPVKTVWSNTSPTIDQTFITKTGRYVTIKINTAASNWWSISEINLYQ; encoded by the coding sequence ATGGAACGAATTCACCAAATGCTCAAAATTTTTTGGTCTGTGTTATTTCTGAGTATCATTGTAAGCGTTTGCGCTGTTGTGGAAGCATCTGCAGCGACCTATCATGTGAGTCCCAACGGGAGTGATACGAATACGCTCAATGACGGTTCGTCACCACAGAAAGCATTCCAGACCATCCAGAAAGCGATTAACACGGCAGGCTCTGGAGACACGATTTATGTCATGAACGGTACATACCGTCCTGCTGGAGCGGGCCAATATGTAGCAAGATTTACGGGCACTAAATCGGGGATCACACTGAAGGCCTACCCGGGTCATTATCCCGTACTCCGGGCTCTAAAAGCAGATAATACCTGGTCAGTCATCCGTATCGAATCCGTTTCTGATGTTGTGATAGAAGGCCTGGAAATTTACGGGGACGTAGCAAATATTACACTTACAGAGTCCCAAAATCTGAAGAACCAATATAAGGAGCAAGCCCGCAAGCAAAACTACACAAATGATCCCAACTGTGCTCCCACTAACAGCTGTATAACTTGGGGCAGCTATGCATATATCAACAACAATGCCATCGCGATTGAACAAACTAAGGGTAGTACCCAGATTCCGCATCATATCACTATCCGCAACAATTTGATCCATGACATGCCGGGACCCGGCGTAGCAGCAACTACCGGGGATTACTTAACGATAGACAACAATACTATATACAACACATCGAGCAGAGGCTTTTTTGCAACTAGTGCCATCAGCTTATTGTCGCAGTCTAACTATAATTCCGATACCGGTACCGTTAATTACAAAAACTTTATCAGAAATAATGTTACTTACAATAACAAATCCGAGATTGGCTGGGCGGACCAAGAACTAAAGCTCGAATACCATGCTACAAACCCATCCAAGCCGTTAGCAAATTACATTTCGGACGGGAATGGAATCATTATTGATTCCAACAAACATGCTTCTGATGGCAAGCCTGCTTATTTAGGGCGGACAATGCTTTCCAACAATGTCTCCTATAACAATGGGGGCGCCGGATTAAATGTCTACTCAAGCCGCTTTGTAGACTTAATTAATAATACATCCTACTCCAACGGTCTCCAACAGAATGGCAAGTATTATGCGGACGGCACGACTGCCCTGGAAAGATATCCTGAGATCGTTGTGAATTCAGGCGATGATTTTTATATCTATAACAATATAACGAAGTCCAGCAGCTATGGGAACGATGCGTTCAAAGTTATCGCAGTGACGAATGTCCGCTTTAATTGGAACATCTTCAACGGTACGGTTGGCGCTACCCTGCCAACCCCGAATTATAACCAGACGGGTGATCCCAAATTTGTGAATGCGGCTGGTGGAGATTTCCGCCTTCTGTCTAATTCACCGGCTATTGATGTTGGCACCGCTTCCAAAGCCCCAACCACGGACAACCGGGGCAATGCTAGACCCCAAGGTCTCGGTATTGACCGGGGAGCTTACGAATTTGTGCCTGCATCCACAGTTTTAGTCCGCAACTCGGCTACGGCAAGCGCCAGCCAATCGACGAGTCCGGCTTCCAATGCAATCGACGGAAATACTGCTACCGCTTGGTTCTCCGGTAAGGGTATGGATGCAGGGGATCAATTCCAGCTGTACCTGGGCACCACCTCCGAGAAGGTATCCCGGGTCAAATTCAACAGCAATGATAGCAACAATTACCCACGTGGTGTGAATATCTACGTTTCGGATAGTCCGACTATATTGGGCAACCCGGTTAAGACCATTACGAACAATACCGGCTCCACCATAGATGTCAGCTTTGCTGAAACAAGCGGCAAATATGTGACCCTTCGCATTACGACAGCCTCCACCTTTTGGTGGGAGATTGCCGAAATTAACGCCTATACCTCCCAAATATCCAAAACCGGATGGACGGTGACGGCCAACGCCAGATCAGCCTCCAATCCAGAGGGCTTGGCCGTGGACGGAAATATATCTACACAATGGAATACCGGCAAATCTATGGAATACGGCGATTACTTCCGAATTGACATGGGCTCCTCCAAGCCCGTCAGCAGTGTCGTCTTTAATACGGAATCTACAAATTCCAATTATCCGCGCGGCTACTACATCTATGTTTCCGACGACCCGACCACCCTTGGGTTCCCGGTTAAAACGGTATGGAGCAACACAAGCCCTACCATTGACCAAACCTTCATTACCAAGACCGGCCGCTATGTAACGATCAAAATTAATACGGCCGCTTCTAATTGGTGGTCCATTTCGGAAATCAACCTTTACCAGTAG
- a CDS encoding GH36-type glycosyl hydrolase domain-containing protein, whose translation MSRVGYWDWDHNQFPVYQYTGGYPFYAKDKAGVDAGLPDDPTFLLGNYRATLFAHASGAYELVTGERGWARLNHAGHNKGWNQSSVRISEGENKMSARETSCYCLVGGDDLAQIIKKQSFGVGYACYQYTLAEHLDVTKLISAKPSMELHTGNPSFLIQVTLQNNGASPLTVQYSEEILSHYMMMNDQDAVIPERRVQYRNRVHVDQEQQIVKADISCEPLKLLFFPERTGESYTHDIAPPVLFIKAISSSEVVSGTAARKTDLGDLLCADFETTLNPGEQRTIQFIVGWNFDRAEESIQEQIEDMLTDSKSQFQGELTGAYAHLWRQALPCLEDESDPVLRCEMLWNAYTLEAMATYSQYFRETYIPQGTVYAYHLGENASNRDHLQHALPLMYTNPKLAKSSIRYAMMHSSTDGEIKRQNIGFGYSDPGVYMESDEQIYMFMAVAEYLRITGEYAFLDERVYYYPVENGRSETVINLLVKHFIYLRDVVGRGRHGLIKMLNSDWSDSFFHPYSPNIYSGFAQSHLNTAMALSVLPAFIRELKEYAALAGPTSILEDLIEQAGEYYDEIYAAYMADMEGRTFSPRCYLCEDDEPMLKFGMDTLCIEPQPFLLQVESFPLERKKQLYHEIKTRVLDMEKHGARTREVPLWGSGNAEDGGIWFSHQGPLIIGIASFDKAEAVKLLKKLSFHRFAENYPDYWLGHWTFADVLESSLFNREGLYKGWLKDPFQAFCAHAHAWLLYCYYKVCREADETRH comes from the coding sequence TTGAGCAGAGTCGGTTACTGGGATTGGGACCACAATCAATTCCCTGTTTATCAATACACAGGCGGGTATCCTTTTTACGCCAAGGATAAGGCTGGGGTCGATGCCGGACTTCCTGATGATCCCACATTTTTATTGGGAAATTACCGCGCAACATTATTTGCTCATGCAAGCGGGGCTTACGAGCTGGTTACTGGCGAACGGGGTTGGGCAAGGCTGAATCATGCAGGCCATAATAAAGGCTGGAATCAAAGTTCGGTGCGTATCTCTGAAGGTGAGAATAAGATGAGCGCCAGGGAAACTAGTTGCTATTGTCTGGTTGGCGGGGATGATCTTGCCCAAATCATAAAGAAACAAAGCTTTGGGGTTGGTTATGCGTGTTATCAATATACATTAGCCGAACATCTGGACGTAACCAAGCTGATTTCGGCCAAGCCCTCAATGGAGCTTCATACTGGAAATCCGTCTTTCCTGATCCAAGTCACGCTTCAGAATAACGGAGCTTCACCTCTAACGGTTCAATATTCAGAAGAAATCCTTTCTCATTACATGATGATGAATGATCAGGATGCCGTCATTCCTGAACGGAGGGTGCAATACCGTAACCGTGTTCATGTGGATCAGGAACAACAAATCGTGAAGGCGGATATTTCATGCGAGCCGCTGAAGTTGCTTTTTTTTCCAGAGCGGACCGGGGAGAGCTATACACATGACATTGCACCTCCGGTATTATTCATAAAAGCCATATCCTCCTCTGAAGTAGTCAGCGGGACTGCGGCACGGAAAACAGACCTTGGCGATCTGCTGTGTGCAGATTTTGAAACGACTCTGAATCCGGGAGAGCAGAGAACGATCCAATTCATCGTTGGATGGAATTTTGATAGAGCGGAAGAATCCATCCAGGAACAAATTGAAGATATGCTTACCGATTCTAAGTCCCAGTTTCAAGGAGAGCTGACAGGAGCCTATGCCCACTTGTGGCGTCAAGCGCTTCCATGCTTGGAGGATGAGTCAGATCCGGTTCTACGGTGCGAGATGTTATGGAACGCATATACACTCGAAGCAATGGCAACCTACAGCCAATACTTTAGAGAAACCTACATTCCCCAAGGCACGGTTTATGCTTATCATCTTGGTGAGAATGCTTCCAATCGGGACCATCTTCAGCATGCTTTGCCTCTCATGTATACGAATCCGAAGCTGGCGAAATCCAGTATCCGCTATGCGATGATGCATTCATCAACGGATGGGGAGATCAAGCGGCAAAATATCGGGTTCGGGTATAGTGATCCCGGTGTTTATATGGAAAGTGACGAGCAGATTTACATGTTTATGGCAGTTGCCGAATATTTGAGGATAACGGGTGAATATGCCTTCCTGGATGAGAGGGTTTACTACTACCCCGTCGAAAACGGAAGGTCGGAAACGGTTATCAACCTATTGGTTAAGCATTTCATATATCTTCGGGATGTAGTAGGACGGGGCAGGCACGGCTTGATCAAAATGCTGAATTCAGACTGGAGTGACAGCTTCTTTCATCCGTACTCTCCCAATATCTATAGCGGTTTTGCACAATCCCACTTAAATACGGCTATGGCTTTGTCTGTCCTTCCGGCCTTTATAAGAGAATTAAAAGAATATGCCGCCTTAGCCGGGCCAACTTCTATTCTGGAAGATTTGATCGAACAAGCAGGGGAATATTATGACGAAATCTATGCTGCCTATATGGCTGATATGGAAGGGAGAACGTTCTCGCCTCGCTGTTATTTATGCGAAGATGACGAGCCGATGCTGAAATTTGGGATGGATACACTTTGCATCGAGCCCCAGCCTTTTCTGCTGCAGGTGGAGAGCTTCCCTTTGGAGAGAAAGAAGCAGCTCTACCATGAAATCAAGACCAGAGTTCTGGATATGGAGAAGCACGGAGCCCGTACAAGGGAGGTTCCATTATGGGGAAGCGGCAACGCGGAGGACGGAGGTATTTGGTTCTCCCATCAAGGTCCCCTGATCATAGGGATTGCCAGCTTTGACAAAGCGGAAGCGGTTAAACTGCTGAAGAAGCTGAGCTTCCACCGGTTCGCAGAGAATTATCCGGACTATTGGTTAGGACACTGGACCTTTGCGGATGTCCTGGAGTCGAGTCTTTTTAACCGCGAGGGCTTATATAAGGGATGGCTTAAGGATCCATTCCAGGCCTTCTGCGCGCACGCCCATGCATGGCTGCTGTATTGCTACTACAAGGTATGCAGGGAAGCCGACGAAACACGCCATTAA
- a CDS encoding phosphotriesterase family protein → MKYVRTVLGDVPAQELGVVYSHEHLIIEGGLGVMKKPDLRLNSIEHAVREVEDCKAYGARTFVDCMPLDSGRNPQALVEIANRTGTHIIAATGFHKPMYYDDLHWIYHYSVEQIAQLLIDECEIGMDRHSYNGPLVERNQAKAGFIKGASDYNFISKVSQKLFEAAAIAHKATGIPILTHTEHGTCGLEQIELLSKLGVSPENVIICHMDRNPDLYLHKELASTGCYMEYDNASRIKYHPDQSIVQLILEMIDAGYGNQLLLGTDFALRSYWKAYGGGPGMSYLLQSFVPRLIQEGAPKDTIDRLLMSNPQKAYSISKET, encoded by the coding sequence TTGAAATACGTTCGGACAGTCCTTGGGGATGTGCCTGCACAGGAGCTCGGAGTGGTATATTCCCATGAACATTTGATTATCGAGGGCGGCTTGGGAGTGATGAAGAAGCCGGATTTACGCCTCAACAGCATTGAGCATGCCGTAAGAGAAGTTGAGGATTGCAAAGCTTACGGCGCCCGAACCTTTGTAGATTGTATGCCGCTGGACAGTGGGCGCAACCCTCAGGCTCTTGTCGAAATTGCCAACCGGACCGGAACGCATATTATCGCTGCAACCGGCTTCCACAAACCCATGTACTATGATGACCTCCACTGGATCTACCACTATTCCGTCGAACAGATTGCACAGTTGTTAATCGATGAATGCGAAATCGGAATGGACCGCCATAGTTATAATGGCCCCCTTGTTGAACGGAACCAAGCAAAGGCCGGTTTCATCAAAGGTGCATCTGATTATAACTTTATTTCTAAAGTCTCACAAAAGCTATTCGAGGCAGCCGCCATCGCCCACAAGGCTACAGGAATCCCTATCCTTACGCACACCGAACACGGTACTTGCGGTCTGGAACAAATCGAACTGCTGTCCAAGCTGGGCGTTTCTCCGGAGAACGTCATTATCTGCCACATGGATCGCAATCCTGATCTCTATCTGCATAAGGAGCTGGCATCTACAGGCTGCTACATGGAGTATGACAATGCATCACGTATCAAGTATCACCCGGACCAGAGCATCGTGCAGCTTATATTGGAAATGATTGATGCCGGTTATGGCAACCAACTGCTCCTTGGCACTGATTTTGCCTTGCGTTCCTATTGGAAGGCCTACGGCGGAGGGCCAGGTATGTCCTATTTACTACAATCCTTCGTACCACGCTTAATCCAGGAGGGCGCTCCGAAGGATACCATCGACCGGCTTCTTATGAGCAATCCTCAAAAAGCCTATTCCATCAGTAAGGAGACGTAA
- a CDS encoding SDR family NAD(P)-dependent oxidoreductase: MDKKVVFIVGGTSGIGLSTAELFVKQGNIVIATGRSGPKMEEALVYLRQFQQDDNQVRVVSADAADRNAMEAVFQDIDNRYGRLDVLVHVAGISGRKYGDGVLDECTDEGWEVIMANNLKSVYLSNQLALQRMKAQNSGNIVNISSILGLVGTREHFTTHAYAASRGAVIQLTRSAAVYYSKYNIRMNVVCPGLLDTPMSQRAVKDEVILDALTYLQPLSPHVGYPEDVAEAVIFLASDSAKFITGVVLPVDGGWTAQ, from the coding sequence ATGGATAAGAAGGTAGTTTTCATTGTAGGTGGAACAAGCGGGATCGGACTCAGTACAGCGGAGCTTTTCGTCAAGCAAGGCAACATCGTCATTGCCACCGGCCGCAGTGGACCAAAGATGGAAGAAGCGCTTGTTTACCTGCGGCAATTTCAACAAGATGACAACCAGGTTCGCGTTGTTTCGGCCGATGCTGCCGATCGAAATGCCATGGAGGCTGTCTTCCAGGATATCGATAACCGTTACGGAAGGTTGGATGTACTTGTTCATGTTGCTGGTATCAGCGGACGTAAGTATGGTGACGGTGTACTGGATGAATGCACTGATGAAGGCTGGGAAGTGATCATGGCAAACAACCTGAAAAGTGTCTACCTCTCAAACCAGTTGGCTTTGCAGCGGATGAAGGCCCAGAACAGCGGCAATATTGTCAACATTTCTTCCATACTGGGATTAGTGGGAACAAGAGAACACTTCACCACCCACGCCTATGCTGCAAGCCGCGGTGCTGTCATTCAGCTTACCCGTTCTGCCGCTGTCTATTACTCCAAATATAATATCCGCATGAATGTGGTCTGTCCCGGACTTCTGGATACCCCCATGTCCCAACGGGCTGTAAAGGACGAAGTCATTCTCGATGCGCTGACCTATCTTCAGCCGCTGTCCCCTCATGTCGGATATCCGGAGGATGTGGCGGAAGCCGTTATCTTCCTGGCTTCGGATTCAGCCAAATTTATTACGGGAGTCGTCTTACCGGTAGATGGCGGTTGGACGGCCCAATAG
- a CDS encoding ROK family protein, protein MEKKKLSIAIGVDVGGTNLKVAALREDDHILFTTEAPTLAADGKDAVLDRISLLIQTAVMAVAEPPVAIGLTVPGVVQPDTGIVEYLPNFPDQWKQFPLKQHMEAHWNLPVTVLNDARAAAYCELRLGAGRGWKHFIYITLGTGVGGAVIADGNLLLGSRGVAGEVGHQTVIPDGVRCGCGRSGCLETVASGPAIASAAIRYLKQGLPTMMHELTAGNLNLVTPLLVSKAAERGDSAANLILKDTAMHTAGAILNLVAALNPEAVVIGGGVAASELLIRYIRESVEERQTLFPSHLGDITIVRAQFEHMAGAAGAASWALNQVLSQKIR, encoded by the coding sequence ATGGAGAAAAAGAAACTTTCCATAGCCATTGGAGTCGATGTCGGAGGCACGAACCTGAAGGTGGCAGCCCTTCGGGAGGACGACCATATACTTTTCACTACAGAAGCACCAACCTTAGCCGCAGACGGGAAGGATGCGGTTCTCGATCGGATAAGCCTGCTGATACAGACCGCCGTAATGGCTGTTGCTGAGCCCCCCGTTGCCATTGGTCTCACGGTCCCCGGCGTCGTACAGCCAGACACTGGCATTGTAGAGTACCTGCCGAATTTCCCTGACCAATGGAAGCAGTTTCCTCTGAAACAACATATGGAGGCCCATTGGAATCTACCCGTCACTGTGTTGAATGATGCCCGGGCAGCCGCCTACTGTGAACTTCGATTAGGTGCAGGCCGTGGCTGGAAGCACTTTATCTATATAACCCTTGGTACGGGGGTCGGGGGAGCCGTAATTGCTGACGGAAATCTGTTGCTCGGCAGCCGGGGAGTAGCAGGTGAGGTCGGGCATCAGACGGTCATACCGGATGGAGTGCGCTGCGGGTGCGGAAGATCCGGTTGTTTGGAGACCGTTGCCAGCGGACCTGCCATTGCCTCCGCAGCCATCCGCTATTTGAAGCAAGGACTGCCTACCATGATGCATGAGCTAACCGCAGGCAATCTCAATCTGGTTACTCCACTATTGGTAAGCAAAGCAGCTGAACGAGGGGATTCAGCAGCCAATCTGATTCTCAAAGATACCGCCATGCATACGGCAGGAGCGATCTTGAATCTTGTGGCGGCACTGAATCCCGAGGCTGTTGTTATAGGAGGTGGCGTAGCGGCTTCGGAGCTTTTGATCCGGTATATCCGCGAATCCGTTGAAGAGCGGCAAACCCTCTTCCCCTCCCATCTGGGAGACATCACCATTGTGAGAGCCCAATTCGAGCATATGGCTGGAGCAGCAGGCGCCGCCTCGTGGGCTCTAAACCAAGT